Proteins encoded by one window of Pseudomonas sp. PSKL.D1:
- the pcaR gene encoding pca regulon transcriptional regulator PcaR, whose translation MSDQNPAPETANPDAARPSAPALAPPIVASPAKRIQAFTGDPDFMTSLARGLAVIQAFQERKRHLTIAQISHRTEIPRAAVRRCLHTLIKLGYATTDGRTYSLLPKVLTLGHAYLSSTPLAVSAQPYLDRISDQLHEAANMATLEGDDILYIARSATVERLISVDLSVGGRLPAYCTSMGRILLAAMDDTSLREYLDRADLKARTSRTLHDADSLFACIQQVRAQGWCVVDQELEQGLRSIAVPIYDASGQVLAALNVSTHVGRVTRSELEQRFLPILLAASRDLCHQLFG comes from the coding sequence ATGAGCGATCAAAACCCGGCCCCTGAAACCGCCAACCCCGACGCAGCTCGGCCGAGTGCACCTGCGTTGGCGCCGCCGATCGTGGCGTCGCCAGCCAAGCGCATTCAGGCTTTCACCGGTGACCCGGATTTCATGACGTCTCTGGCGCGTGGGCTGGCGGTGATCCAGGCATTTCAGGAGCGCAAGCGGCACCTGACCATCGCCCAGATCAGCCACCGGACCGAAATCCCCCGGGCTGCCGTTCGCCGCTGTCTGCATACGCTGATCAAGCTGGGTTACGCCACCACCGATGGGCGCACGTACTCGCTGCTGCCCAAAGTGTTGACCCTGGGCCACGCCTATCTGTCGTCCACGCCTCTGGCCGTTTCGGCTCAGCCTTATCTGGACCGCATCAGTGACCAGTTGCACGAAGCGGCCAACATGGCCACCCTCGAAGGGGACGACATTCTTTATATCGCCCGTTCTGCCACTGTCGAACGGCTGATTTCGGTCGACTTGTCGGTGGGCGGGCGGCTCCCGGCTTATTGCACATCGATGGGCCGCATTCTGCTGGCTGCCATGGACGACACCAGCTTGCGCGAGTACCTGGACCGTGCCGACCTCAAGGCACGCACCAGCCGTACCCTGCATGACGCCGATTCGTTGTTCGCCTGCATTCAGCAAGTGCGTGCGCAAGGCTGGTGCGTGGTGGACCAGGAGTTGGAGCAGGGCCTGCGCTCGATTGCCGTGCCGATCTACGATGCGTCAGGGCAGGTACTGGCGGCGTTGAACGTCAGTACGCACGTTGGCCGGGTGACCCGCAGTGAGTTGGAGCAGCGTTTCCTGCCCATTCTGTTGGCGGCCAGCCGAGACCTCTGCCACCAGTTGTTTGGCTGA